The Streptococcus toyakuensis genome has a window encoding:
- the trkA gene encoding Trk system potassium transporter TrkA, with protein sequence MKIILVGGGKVGSALCRSLVAEKHDVLLIEQDEAVLNHIVNRFDIMGILGNGADFTILEQASVQDCDIFIALTEYDEVNMIAAVLAKKMGAKETIVRVRNPEYSNSYFKEKNILGFSLIVNPELLAARAIANIIDFPNALSVERFFGGRVSLMEFTVKSSSGLCQMPISDFRKKFGNVIVCAIERDHQIIIPSGDMTIQDKDRIFVTGNRVDMMLFHNYFKSRAVKSLLIVGAGRIAYYLLGILKDSRIDTKVIEINPEIASFFSEKFPNLYIVQGDGTAKDILLEESAQNYDAVATLTGVDEENLITSMFLDSVGVQKNITKVNRTSLLEIINAPDFSSIITPKSIAVDTIMHFIRGRVNAQYSDLQAMHHLANGQIETLQFHIKEANKMTAKPLSQLKLKKGVLIAAIIRKGKTIFPTGEDMLEVGDKLLVTTLLPNITKIYDLIAR encoded by the coding sequence ATGAAAATTATCCTTGTCGGAGGGGGAAAAGTTGGTTCTGCCCTCTGTCGCTCCTTGGTTGCAGAAAAGCATGATGTTTTGCTGATTGAGCAAGACGAAGCTGTTCTCAATCATATTGTCAATCGCTTTGATATCATGGGTATCCTTGGTAACGGGGCCGATTTTACCATCCTTGAGCAAGCCAGTGTCCAGGATTGTGATATCTTTATCGCCCTGACTGAATACGATGAAGTGAACATGATTGCAGCCGTTCTAGCCAAAAAAATGGGAGCTAAAGAGACCATCGTTCGGGTGCGGAACCCTGAATATTCTAACTCTTATTTCAAGGAAAAGAATATTCTCGGTTTTTCTCTTATCGTTAACCCTGAGCTCTTGGCTGCCCGCGCTATCGCGAATATCATTGACTTCCCCAACGCCCTCTCTGTCGAACGTTTCTTTGGTGGACGCGTTAGCCTCATGGAATTCACTGTTAAATCCTCCAGCGGTCTTTGCCAAATGCCCATTTCTGATTTTCGGAAAAAATTTGGCAATGTCATTGTCTGCGCGATAGAAAGAGATCATCAAATTATCATCCCAAGTGGTGACATGACCATACAGGATAAAGATAGAATCTTTGTCACTGGTAACCGTGTTGATATGATGCTCTTCCATAATTATTTTAAATCACGTGCCGTGAAGAGCCTTCTTATTGTTGGAGCAGGTAGAATTGCCTATTATCTACTAGGTATTCTCAAAGACAGTCGTATCGATACCAAGGTTATTGAAATCAATCCTGAGATCGCCAGCTTCTTTAGCGAGAAATTCCCAAATCTTTACATCGTTCAAGGAGATGGGACCGCAAAAGATATCCTGCTGGAAGAAAGTGCTCAAAACTATGATGCCGTTGCGACTCTAACAGGAGTCGATGAGGAAAATCTGATTACTTCTATGTTCCTTGACAGCGTAGGTGTGCAGAAAAATATTACCAAGGTCAATCGTACCAGTCTCCTCGAGATTATCAATGCGCCTGATTTTTCAAGTATCATCACACCTAAAAGTATCGCTGTAGATACGATTATGCATTTTATTCGTGGTCGTGTTAATGCCCAGTATTCAGACCTTCAAGCCATGCACCATCTAGCCAATGGCCAAATCGAAACCCTGCAATTCCATATCAAGGAAGCCAATAAAATGACTGCCAAACCTCTTTCTCAACTGAAACTGAAAAAAGGGGTTCTTATTGCAGCCATCATTCGAAAGGGCAAGACTATTTTCCCAACTGGGGAGGATATGTTGGAAGTCGGAGACAAGCTCCTAGTAACAACCTTGTTGCCAAACATCACCAAGATTTATGACTTAATTGCGAGGTAA
- a CDS encoding TrkH family potassium uptake protein, protein MNKSMIRYLLSKLLLIEAILLLVPVSVAIYYRESSQVFTALFTTIGILVLLGGSGILQKPKNQRIYAKEGILIVALCWILWSFFGGLPFVFTGQIPSVIDAFFEISSGFTTTGATILNDVSVLSRSLLFWRSFTHLIGGMGVLVFALAIMDNAKNSHLEVMKAEVPGPVFGKVVSKLKNTAQILYLLYLALFSLFVIIYYLAGMPLFDSFVIAMGTAGTGGFTVYNDGIAHYGSSLITYLVSIGVLVFGVNFNLYYYLMLRRVKAFFGDEELRAYLVIVLLSTGLISLNTLYLYPEFSKSFEMAFFQVSNIITTTGFGYGDITNWPLFSQFILLFLMAIGGSAGSTAGGLKVIRGLILSKIAKNQILSILSPHRVLTLHVNKTVIDKDTQHKILKYFVIYAMILLALIFIVSLDSNDFLVVTSAVFSCFNNIGPILGTTSSFSIFSPISKILLSFAMIAGRLEIYPILLLFMKRTWSKR, encoded by the coding sequence ATGAATAAAAGTATGATTCGTTACCTCCTTTCAAAGTTACTTTTGATTGAAGCTATTCTCCTCTTGGTTCCTGTGTCTGTTGCTATCTATTACCGTGAATCGAGCCAAGTCTTTACAGCCCTCTTTACAACGATTGGGATTCTCGTATTACTAGGCGGTTCAGGAATTTTACAAAAGCCAAAAAATCAACGGATTTATGCCAAGGAGGGAATCTTGATTGTGGCCCTCTGTTGGATCCTTTGGTCTTTCTTTGGCGGTCTCCCCTTTGTTTTTACTGGGCAAATTCCCAGCGTTATTGATGCCTTTTTTGAAATCAGTTCTGGCTTTACAACTACTGGGGCAACTATTCTGAACGACGTTTCGGTTCTCAGTCGTTCCCTCCTCTTCTGGCGAAGTTTTACCCACTTGATTGGAGGGATGGGAGTGCTTGTTTTTGCACTTGCTATTATGGACAATGCCAAAAATAGTCACCTAGAAGTGATGAAGGCTGAGGTTCCTGGCCCTGTTTTTGGCAAGGTTGTATCCAAACTCAAAAATACTGCCCAGATTCTCTATCTTCTTTATCTAGCTCTCTTTTCCCTCTTTGTCATCATCTATTATTTAGCTGGTATGCCCCTATTTGATAGTTTTGTCATTGCCATGGGAACAGCAGGTACAGGAGGCTTTACCGTCTATAACGACGGAATTGCCCACTATGGTAGCTCACTGATTACCTATCTGGTTAGTATCGGAGTTTTGGTTTTTGGGGTAAATTTCAATCTCTACTACTACCTTATGCTCCGTCGTGTCAAAGCCTTCTTTGGAGATGAAGAACTTCGAGCTTACTTGGTCATTGTACTGCTTTCTACAGGCTTGATTAGCCTCAACACCCTCTACCTCTACCCAGAGTTTTCAAAGAGCTTTGAAATGGCCTTCTTCCAGGTTTCCAACATCATTACAACAACTGGTTTTGGTTACGGAGATATTACCAACTGGCCCCTCTTCTCCCAGTTTATCCTCCTCTTCCTCATGGCAATCGGTGGTTCTGCTGGTTCAACTGCAGGTGGACTCAAGGTTATTCGAGGCCTTATCCTTTCAAAAATTGCCAAAAATCAAATTTTGTCAATCCTATCGCCCCACCGTGTTTTGACCCTCCATGTGAATAAAACGGTGATTGACAAGGATACCCAGCATAAAATTCTCAAGTACTTTGTCATCTATGCTATGATTTTGCTAGCGCTTATCTTTATTGTCAGCCTAGATAGCAATGATTTCCTAGTCGTTACCAGTGCTGTCTTTAGCTGCTTCAATAATATCGGTCCTATTCTAGGAACGACATCTAGTTTCTCAATCTTTAGTCCTATCTCAAAAATTCTCCTCTCCTTTGCAATGATTGCAGGCCGATTGGAGATATACCCAATCCTACTTCTCTTTATGAAGAGAACTTGGTCTAAGAGATAA